In Acinetobacter wanghuae, the sequence ACCCAGCCACAATAAAAATGTATGCCAAGAAAACACGTGCAAGCAATGCCAAGCCATGATGCACAGTCGGATTTTTTAAGATATTTGCAGCAACAACATTCGGATTTAACATGTTCAAACTCATTTATACATATTCAGAAGATGCACATATATTAAGCATCGCCAATAATTGAATAAAGCGGTGAATATCATACTCTTCGTTGCATTTATAGGATGATAGAGTTGGAATTAATCTGCTTTTCCTACTGACATGTGCCTTGATCACTGATAGCATTTCGACACACTTAAGCTTGTAACGGCCTCATGGAACTGATCGATTTTATCTTGCATGTTGATGACCATTTGCTTGAATTTATTACCCAATATGGGGTATGGATTTATGCAATTTTATTCCTGATTATTTTTGTAGAAACAGGCTTGGTGGTTATGCCCTTCCTGCCCGGCGATAGCTTATTGTTTGCAGCAGGTGCATTAGCGGCTTCAACAGGTGTCATGGATCCGTGGGTACTGATTCCGCTATTATTCTTAGCAGCCGTACTTGGCGATACGTTGAATTATCATATTGGTCGTTATATTGGACCACGTGTCTTTGAAATTGAGTCGCGTTTTATCAATAAAAAGCATTTGATTGCAACGCAGCAATTCTTTGCCAAACATGGCGGTAAAACCATTATTTTTGCCCGCTTTGTGCCGTTCGCACGTACCTTTGCACCCTTTGTCGCAGGTGCAGGCAAAATGAATTACAAATACTTCCTCAGCTATAACGTCATCGGTGCATTTTTGTGGATTACATCTTTTGTGATCCTTGGCTATATGTTCGGTAATATGCCCATCGTCAAAGACAACTTTACTCACCTGATTTTCGGCATCATTATTATTAGTGTGTTACCGGGCATTATTGGTTTTATTCGCCAAAAGTTCAAAAAGACGCCCGCTGCATAGGCTTCAAGCGGATGATGAATGGAATAAATTGATTATCAGTGGAATTAAACACAGCAATAAAAACAGCGCCGACCCTTTATAAATGAGGTCGGTTTTTATTTTCTCAGACTGCCCTGAGAGTACGGCTTGACCAAATGCCATCCAAAAAATAAATACGGGCAGAGTCACTAAAC encodes:
- a CDS encoding DedA family protein, with product MELIDFILHVDDHLLEFITQYGVWIYAILFLIIFVETGLVVMPFLPGDSLLFAAGALAASTGVMDPWVLIPLLFLAAVLGDTLNYHIGRYIGPRVFEIESRFINKKHLIATQQFFAKHGGKTIIFARFVPFARTFAPFVAGAGKMNYKYFLSYNVIGAFLWITSFVILGYMFGNMPIVKDNFTHLIFGIIIISVLPGIIGFIRQKFKKTPAA